The region GCCGACCACGCCGCCAGCTGGCCGGGCCAGATCGGGTCGTCGGCCAGCGGGGGAGCGCCGTGGCTCAGGTAGAGCGCGGGCATCCGTTCGGGGGACACAGTCTCTTCGGTCATGGCTTCTCCCGGGGGTGTGCGGAGGTTCAGGCCACGGACAGCACGTCGTCCAGCGCGATGCTGTGCCGTGTGTGCTCGACCTTGGCCCGCAGGTAGCGCAGGTTGTGGGCGGTGGTGTGGGCCCCGGTCGGCACGCGCTCGGTGACGGTCACGTGCAGACCCGCCAGCTGCGCCTCCTTGTCCGGATTGTTCGACAACAGGTGCACGCTGTCCACGCCGAGGGCCGTCAGCATCTGCGCGGCGACCGTGTAGTCGCGCGCGTCCTCCGGCAGGCCGAGGGCGACGTTGGCCTGGTACGTGTCCAGGCCCGAGTCCTGCAGCGCGTAGGCGTCGAGCTTGTTGTACAGCCCGATGCCGCGCCCCTCCTGCCGCAGGTAGAGCAGGTAGCCGCCGGCCTCGGCGATGCGCTCCACCGACTCGCGCAGCTGCGGGCCGCAGTCGCAGCGGGCCGAGCCGAACACGTCGCCGGTCAGGCACTCCGAGTGCATCCGGACCAGGGGCGGGACGCCGGGCACGGAGCCGGGCTCGCCGAGGACGACGGCCAGGTGCTCCCCGCCGTCGACCAGGCCGTGGAAGGTCACGAGCTCGGCGTCGACGCTGTAGCCGTCCCCGAATCGCAACGGCACGCGCACGCGGGTGCGAATGGTGGCCTCGGGCGTCTCGGCCGCTGGTGGCTGGCCCGCGAGCGTCTCAGCCTCGGGTGTCTCGGTCATGGCACGGGTCCCTCCGTGACGAGTTGTTCCAATTCGAACTACCGGTGCGAAGCCAGAGCCTAGACCGCCGTTCGAATTTGAACAAACCCCACGCGTCCCGAGGCTATTCCCGAGGCTGTGCCCGGGCTATTCGCGCAGCCGCCGCGAGACCTCGCCGAGCCCCTCGGCCAGCACCGCGAGCTGTTCGGGGGTGAGCACATCGATCAGCGCCTCGCGCACGACCGCCACGTGCCCGGGCGCCGCCTGCTCCAGCTTCTTGCGCCCGGCTTCGGTGAGCACCGCGAACACGCCGCGCACGTCGGTGGGGCATGACCGCCGCTCGGTCAGCCCCGCCTTCTCCAGCTGCGTCATCTGGTACGTCAGCCCGCTCTTGGAGTTCAGCAGCGCCTCGGCGAGCTCGGTCATCCGCAGCGACCCCTCCGGCGCGGCGGAGAGCCGCACCAGGATCTCGTACTGGGTGTGCGACAGCCCGGCGTCCTCGCGCAGCTGGTGGTCGATCCGCCGCTCCACCAGAGCACTCGCGGCCAGAAAGCCCGTCCAGGCCTGCATCTCCTGTGCGGAAAGCCACCGCGGTTCGTCACCCATGCCCGCGATTCTAACGAGGGGAAATCAGCGTGGTGTAAGCCCCAACCCCACCGCCAGCTCGCGCACCTGCCGGTCGAACCACTCGCCGCGCTCGTCGAACACCCGATTGAGTCGTCCGAAGACTTCGAAGTTCACCGCGCCGAAGACATGCGTTACCGCGCTCACGGCACGCTCGATGACATGCGAATCCTCAGCGAACCCCATGCCGACCGCGACGGTACGGAGTTCCTCCGCATAGGCGGGGTTCTCTGTGGCGGGAGAAATCGCAGCACCGTGCGGAGCGTGGATCTTCCCGGCCGTCTCGGCTTCCGCGACGCACCGCACCATCGCGATCATCGCCCACGCCCCCGGTTCGATGGTCTCGTCGGGCGCCAGGTAGCCGGGGATCGGGCTGCCGTAGATGAGCGCGTACTCCGCCGGCCTGGCTATGGCCCAGCGGCGGACGGTGTGGCAGACCGCGAACCAGCGTGACAGGTACGCGTCGCGGCGGTCCACGCCGCCGTCCGCCTCCTCCACCGCCTCCCCGAGGTCGTTGTACGCGTCGATGATCAGGGCGGTCAGCAGTTCGTCGCGGCTGGGGAAGTAGCGGTAGATCGCCGACGAGACCATCCCCATGTCCCGCGCGACCGCGCGCAGCGACAGCGCCGACCCGTCGCGGGCCAGGTGCTCCAGGGCGACCCGTTTGATCT is a window of Catenulispora sp. MAP5-51 DNA encoding:
- a CDS encoding MarR family winged helix-turn-helix transcriptional regulator — translated: MGDEPRWLSAQEMQAWTGFLAASALVERRIDHQLREDAGLSHTQYEILVRLSAAPEGSLRMTELAEALLNSKSGLTYQMTQLEKAGLTERRSCPTDVRGVFAVLTEAGRKKLEQAAPGHVAVVREALIDVLTPEQLAVLAEGLGEVSRRLRE
- the ribA gene encoding GTP cyclohydrolase II, yielding MTETPEAETLAGQPPAAETPEATIRTRVRVPLRFGDGYSVDAELVTFHGLVDGGEHLAVVLGEPGSVPGVPPLVRMHSECLTGDVFGSARCDCGPQLRESVERIAEAGGYLLYLRQEGRGIGLYNKLDAYALQDSGLDTYQANVALGLPEDARDYTVAAQMLTALGVDSVHLLSNNPDKEAQLAGLHVTVTERVPTGAHTTAHNLRYLRAKVEHTRHSIALDDVLSVA
- a CDS encoding TetR/AcrR family transcriptional regulator translates to MNAARISNTEQTPAPSIRARVRAEMTDEIKRVALEHLARDGSALSLRAVARDMGMVSSAIYRYFPSRDELLTALIIDAYNDLGEAVEEADGGVDRRDAYLSRWFAVCHTVRRWAIARPAEYALIYGSPIPGYLAPDETIEPGAWAMIAMVRCVAEAETAGKIHAPHGAAISPATENPAYAEELRTVAVGMGFAEDSHVIERAVSAVTHVFGAVNFEVFGRLNRVFDERGEWFDRQVRELAVGLGLTPR